In one window of Corynebacterium mycetoides DNA:
- a CDS encoding DEAD/DEAH box helicase, with protein sequence MPKFLLHGLWLPESGLNLWVEQVEGHKIVLPSQVPAGTFPPVVEAQLDDARFRHRARVRLQTPRGKQVELRAPTAAFAPNEAISFLASLAFLDEDSPAVTNATKETRQQRAAIAPDLYWLIRAYVGLRAFVRAGRVSIHVPYRDGLWYAEWQLGTGVEERGWLAEMLAAAPGVLTVNNPSLDEDIAQTLVHWIASAQLAASERMEEDSRPYPWHDFVHSLLSATPLRRGGAELTRQLSDWNGSITAVNLQLVFIVEQPAESADVERAGAAQWPVRVQVRSGTDAPRPVRLHEYDSSTAQTLRRDLYRATEVTSLVDHDAHPRRAGTPPLDDGDWDVYLTTDEIVQFVRVDAAKLRMNGFALMLPRAWSQAGTTARLHVTQEANPHDSSTVTHLGFDTLVTYDWRVSIGDLELTDAEMEELVSSKSGLVRLRGQWVLADGAALANTKRYMEKLADSSLTRAKREAEAARTRAELAEANGDPDAGRLAAEARRLREEYEQMAESGGAEGLVSAAELRDLAVESAAEAETPVEFSGSQWFTSLVAGTERPAPERIDIPEWVNAELREYQRRGVDWLYFMSRSNLGAVLADDMGLGKTLQLLTLLAVERERGERTGPTLVVAPTSVVGNWAREAARFVPELKVAVHHGSHRLTGDELFAAIDAADIVITSYGVAGRDVKDLSRIGWDHVVLDEAQAIKNAGTRASKSVRAIPARHRIALTGTPIENKLSELRSLLDFVNPGMLGSQTFFRNHFAKAIESRRDEALADEMSERLRRLTTPFILRRLKTDPAITGDLPEKNEHIVAVDMTPEQAALYSALVRNVERELEQREGMARKGLVLATITRIKQICNHPAHFLGDGSAVTVKGKHRSGKVAMLMELLNEAVSSGQRVLIFTQYKAFGAILQPYLSDRLGEPVPFLHGGVSKDARDAMVVGFQSPDGPPAMLLSLKAGGTGLNLTAASVVIHMDRWWNPAVENQATDRAYRIGQDKDVTVYKMITRGTLEESIQDVLDGKMHLAGAVVGEGEGWITELDTEDLARLMSYRAEED encoded by the coding sequence ATGCCAAAATTCCTCCTGCACGGACTCTGGTTGCCCGAGTCCGGCCTCAACCTGTGGGTTGAGCAGGTCGAGGGGCACAAGATCGTCCTGCCGTCCCAGGTCCCGGCCGGCACGTTTCCGCCGGTGGTGGAGGCCCAGTTGGATGACGCGCGCTTCCGCCACCGGGCGCGGGTGCGTCTGCAAACGCCGCGCGGGAAGCAGGTGGAGCTGCGGGCGCCCACGGCGGCGTTCGCCCCCAACGAGGCGATCTCGTTTCTGGCGTCGCTGGCGTTTTTGGACGAGGATTCCCCGGCTGTAACCAATGCGACCAAGGAGACCAGGCAGCAGCGCGCCGCCATCGCGCCCGATTTGTACTGGCTGATCCGGGCGTACGTGGGGTTGCGCGCGTTCGTCCGTGCAGGCCGCGTGAGCATCCACGTGCCCTACCGCGACGGGTTGTGGTACGCGGAGTGGCAGCTGGGCACGGGCGTGGAGGAGCGCGGCTGGCTGGCCGAGATGCTCGCGGCCGCCCCGGGCGTGCTGACGGTGAACAACCCGAGCCTGGACGAGGACATCGCGCAAACCCTCGTGCACTGGATCGCCAGCGCCCAGCTCGCGGCCTCGGAGCGGATGGAGGAGGATTCCCGGCCCTACCCGTGGCACGACTTCGTCCACTCCCTGCTCAGCGCCACGCCGCTGCGCCGCGGCGGGGCAGAGCTCACGCGCCAGCTCAGCGATTGGAACGGTTCCATCACGGCGGTGAACCTGCAGCTGGTCTTCATCGTGGAGCAGCCCGCCGAGTCCGCCGACGTCGAGCGGGCCGGCGCCGCGCAGTGGCCGGTGCGCGTGCAGGTGCGCTCGGGCACGGACGCGCCGCGGCCGGTGCGCCTGCACGAGTACGACTCCTCCACGGCCCAGACCCTGCGCCGCGACCTCTACCGGGCCACCGAGGTCACCTCCCTGGTCGACCACGACGCGCACCCCCGCCGCGCCGGCACCCCGCCGCTTGACGACGGCGACTGGGACGTCTACCTCACCACCGACGAGATCGTGCAGTTCGTCCGCGTCGACGCCGCTAAACTACGCATGAACGGGTTCGCGCTCATGCTCCCGCGCGCCTGGTCGCAGGCGGGGACCACCGCCAGGCTGCACGTGACGCAGGAGGCAAACCCCCACGATTCTTCCACGGTGACGCACCTCGGCTTCGACACACTGGTGACGTACGACTGGCGGGTCTCCATCGGCGACCTCGAGCTCACCGACGCCGAGATGGAGGAACTGGTCTCGTCCAAGTCGGGCCTCGTGCGGCTGCGCGGGCAGTGGGTGCTTGCCGACGGCGCCGCGCTGGCAAACACCAAGCGCTACATGGAGAAGCTGGCGGACAGTTCCCTGACGCGGGCGAAGCGCGAGGCGGAGGCCGCGCGCACCCGCGCCGAACTGGCGGAGGCCAACGGCGACCCGGACGCCGGCCGGCTCGCCGCCGAGGCGCGGCGCCTGCGCGAGGAGTACGAGCAGATGGCGGAATCCGGCGGCGCCGAAGGGCTGGTCTCCGCCGCCGAGCTGCGCGATCTCGCGGTCGAATCGGCCGCCGAGGCGGAGACCCCGGTGGAGTTTTCCGGCTCGCAGTGGTTCACCTCCCTGGTGGCGGGCACCGAACGTCCCGCACCGGAGCGTATCGACATCCCGGAGTGGGTCAACGCCGAACTGCGTGAGTACCAGCGCCGCGGGGTGGATTGGCTGTACTTCATGTCGCGGTCCAACCTGGGCGCCGTGCTGGCCGACGACATGGGCTTGGGCAAGACGCTGCAGCTTCTCACGCTGCTCGCCGTGGAGCGCGAGCGCGGCGAGCGCACCGGCCCCACCCTCGTGGTCGCGCCGACGTCCGTCGTGGGCAACTGGGCGCGCGAGGCGGCCCGGTTCGTGCCCGAGCTGAAGGTCGCCGTGCACCACGGCTCGCACCGGCTCACCGGCGACGAGCTCTTCGCCGCCATCGACGCCGCCGACATCGTCATCACCTCCTACGGCGTGGCGGGCCGCGACGTGAAGGACCTCTCGCGCATCGGCTGGGACCACGTGGTGCTGGATGAGGCGCAGGCGATCAAGAACGCGGGCACGAGGGCGTCGAAAAGCGTGCGCGCGATCCCCGCGCGGCACCGCATCGCGCTGACCGGCACGCCGATTGAGAACAAGCTCTCCGAGCTGCGCAGCCTGCTCGATTTTGTCAACCCCGGCATGCTGGGAAGCCAGACGTTTTTCCGCAACCACTTCGCCAAGGCGATCGAGTCGCGCCGGGACGAGGCGCTGGCGGACGAGATGAGCGAGCGGCTGCGGCGGCTGACCACCCCGTTCATCCTGCGCAGGCTGAAAACCGACCCCGCCATCACCGGCGACCTGCCGGAGAAGAACGAGCACATCGTCGCCGTGGACATGACGCCCGAGCAGGCGGCGCTGTACTCCGCGCTGGTGCGCAACGTGGAACGGGAGCTCGAGCAGCGCGAGGGCATGGCGCGCAAGGGGCTCGTGCTGGCGACGATCACGCGCATCAAGCAGATCTGCAACCACCCGGCGCACTTCCTCGGCGACGGCTCGGCCGTGACGGTCAAGGGCAAGCACCGCTCCGGCAAGGTGGCCATGCTCATGGAGCTTTTGAACGAGGCGGTAAGTTCCGGGCAGCGCGTGCTCATCTTCACCCAGTACAAGGCCTTCGGCGCGATCCTGCAGCCCTACCTGTCGGACCGGCTCGGCGAGCCCGTGCCCTTCCTCCACGGCGGGGTGAGCAAGGACGCCCGCGACGCCATGGTGGTCGGGTTCCAATCCCCCGACGGCCCGCCCGCGATGCTGCTCTCACTCAAGGCGGGAGGCACGGGGCTCAACCTCACCGCGGCGTCGGTGGTCATCCACATGGACCGGTGGTGGAACCCGGCGGTGGAGAACCAGGCAACGGACCGCGCCTACCGCATCGGCCAGGACAAGGACGTCACCGTGTACAAAATGATCACCCGTGGCACGCTGGAGGAGTCCATTCAGGACGTGCTCGACGGCAAGATGCACCTAGCCGGCGCCGTCGTCGGGGAGGGCGAGGGCTGGATCACCGAGCTGGACACCGAGGACCTCGCCCGGCTGATGAGCTACCGTGCGGAGGAGGATTAA
- a CDS encoding SWIM zinc finger family protein, which yields MPRPREDNVIYANFGARRRVSTPEEVGAPHERDTRAPNYSPAAMRLFNAAVRQTEPGRIKRGRQYAADGHVIDITARSGGFDGLVAGSQNDPFSVSIQLPRRSAADVQEALDVMARRANSVTRARTGDFDDDVLDILLAPDPTAIRFQCTCPDSAPVCKHCVAVADKAAELITASPEVLFSLRNLSLNTFEQGVRNRAAAVAKENSEAGSKYFWAGRELPDVPQPKVAPMIEDSDIDLLHRAMQTVSFTNIDQLRAVADIEDLYDELTRQ from the coding sequence ATGCCCAGACCACGCGAAGACAACGTGATCTACGCCAACTTCGGGGCGCGCCGCCGCGTATCGACGCCGGAGGAGGTCGGCGCCCCGCACGAGCGCGACACCCGCGCCCCGAACTACTCGCCGGCGGCGATGCGCCTGTTCAACGCGGCCGTGCGCCAGACGGAGCCCGGGCGCATCAAGCGCGGGCGCCAGTACGCCGCCGACGGCCACGTCATCGACATCACCGCGCGCTCCGGCGGCTTCGACGGCCTGGTCGCCGGCAGCCAGAACGACCCGTTCTCCGTGTCCATCCAGCTGCCGCGGCGCTCGGCCGCCGACGTGCAGGAGGCGCTCGACGTGATGGCGCGACGGGCGAACTCGGTGACGCGGGCGCGCACCGGCGACTTCGACGACGACGTGCTCGACATCTTGCTCGCGCCCGACCCGACCGCGATCCGCTTCCAGTGCACCTGCCCCGACTCCGCGCCCGTGTGCAAGCACTGCGTCGCCGTCGCCGACAAGGCCGCCGAGCTCATCACCGCCTCCCCGGAGGTGTTGTTCTCCCTGCGCAACCTGAGCCTGAACACGTTCGAACAAGGTGTGCGAAACCGCGCGGCGGCCGTGGCCAAGGAGAACTCGGAGGCCGGATCGAAGTACTTCTGGGCCGGCCGCGAACTGCCGGACGTGCCACAGCCCAAGGTCGCGCCCATGATCGAGGACTCCGACATCGACCTGTTGCACCGCGCGATGCAGACCGTCTCGTTCACCAACATCGACCAGCTGCGCGCGGTCGCGGACATCGAGGACCTCTACGACGAGCTGACGCGTCAGTGA
- a CDS encoding metallophosphoesterase family protein: MSELTFIHTSDLQLGMTRKFLSPEAQSRFDDARLRAVDKLGELARERGAEFIVVAGDVFEHNALEQRTLGRALEAFSRLPVPVYLLPGNHDPLVADSIFHRTEAVGNVTVLDSNEVVEVRPGVELVGAPLTAKYASEDLCARALRDLEPTDAIRVLVGHGQVEARTGEAAADLIDLANLEEKLASGVVDYVALGDTHSTRSLGTSGKVWFSGSPETTDFHDLTPGVTGGEVDSGNALVVRLNAGTANVEKVAVGTWVFEALHWDVTGAGDVDEILAQLRAYPDKERTVIKYAIVGTLGLEDTRRLEEGLAELEPVFASLRERTRLMDLHLEPGEDELADLPLTGFAADAMEELAGSAAAGDPVARDAVNLLFRLSREVSA, encoded by the coding sequence ATGAGCGAGCTGACCTTCATCCACACCTCCGACCTGCAGCTGGGCATGACGCGGAAATTCCTGTCGCCCGAGGCGCAGTCGCGTTTCGACGACGCCCGGCTACGCGCCGTCGACAAGCTCGGCGAACTCGCCCGCGAGCGCGGCGCCGAGTTCATCGTCGTGGCCGGCGACGTATTCGAGCACAACGCGCTCGAACAGCGGACCTTGGGCCGCGCGCTGGAGGCGTTTTCTCGCCTGCCCGTGCCGGTGTACCTGCTGCCCGGCAACCATGACCCGCTGGTGGCGGACTCGATCTTCCACCGTACGGAGGCGGTGGGAAACGTCACCGTGCTGGACTCCAACGAGGTGGTCGAGGTGCGGCCCGGCGTTGAGCTGGTCGGCGCCCCGCTGACCGCGAAGTACGCCTCCGAGGACCTGTGCGCCCGGGCGCTGCGCGACCTGGAGCCCACGGACGCGATCCGCGTGCTCGTCGGGCACGGCCAGGTGGAGGCGCGCACCGGGGAGGCCGCCGCGGACCTCATCGACCTGGCCAACCTGGAGGAAAAGCTCGCGAGCGGGGTCGTGGACTACGTGGCGCTGGGGGACACGCACTCCACCCGGTCGCTCGGCACGTCCGGGAAGGTGTGGTTCTCCGGGTCGCCCGAGACCACCGATTTCCACGATCTGACCCCCGGGGTGACGGGAGGCGAGGTGGATTCCGGCAACGCCCTGGTGGTGCGGCTGAACGCGGGGACCGCGAACGTGGAGAAGGTCGCCGTAGGCACCTGGGTGTTCGAGGCGCTGCACTGGGACGTCACCGGCGCGGGCGACGTGGACGAGATCCTCGCCCAGCTGCGCGCCTACCCGGACAAGGAGCGCACCGTGATCAAGTACGCGATCGTGGGCACCCTCGGCCTGGAGGACACGCGGCGCCTAGAGGAGGGCCTCGCCGAGCTGGAACCGGTCTTCGCCTCCCTGCGCGAGCGCACCCGGCTGATGGATCTCCATCTCGAACCCGGTGAAGACGAACTGGCCGACCTGCCGCTGACCGGGTTCGCCGCGGACGCCATGGAGGAGCTCGCGGGTTCCGCGGCCGCGGGTGACCCGGTGGCGCGCGACGCGGTCAACCTGTTGTTCCGCCTATCAAGGGAGGTCTCCGCGTGA
- a CDS encoding AAA family ATPase — translation MKIHSLTLHNVRAIEHLELTDIPDTGVILIHGENEAGKSTILDALDAVLNFKHSSSDSRIRALRPAGKDVEVEVALEATVGPYTFTVQKRFLRGRRSSLTITAPRREQYTGREADDKLAAILDEHLDQALASTLFLRQGQLSPGVKAAGIPSITRALDQGGEEDAGAAGTDDTALMQRIETEFARYFTKTGKKAASYAALEKQVDAARDRLADLRGDVARLSGFVDEVARREAEIAAIQQELPDAEREEAARAEEAAAARALAQQAAAAAKEEQRAGVDLERAEADVRARAEARERVATLEKAADELSAQLDSAREAAETEAGRIAELTALRDDAKRNAAAAREAVRQAERARQGVRVRAHAEALAASVASLDAVDAELAGLRARQPERPVTDADVRALEKAREEVALQRRLRDAASAKIEVSGPEGARVLVDGTGVEFPGSAVLPVHDRTRVTLGDFDVVYRAAHGADDSSADPSARLEAAERELGQVLEELACADIDEARRLRDEHAELASALDAARRQREEILGGRDADDLRADHTRAEAQAQEAGAGETSEDAAEEELSRAQSALDDAEEAAERAEAALKPWAERKEATALAVAEAKAESKAAEYASAREEWAAAERTTPGLVQARDAAAAAHAEAAAESAKLAGELAAANPELASDLYAGAQTRLRNLRSRQVEADKRIAELTGRIEQASGVAEQADRAEAECDAAEFALATARRRADAVSLLRETMLRHREAARARYAAPFAEALNRYASRVFGPDVEFTLGESLEIEARTLNGATVALDQLSGGAQEQLALLVRFAIAELAGSSPVPVIVDDALGATDPARLALMNSLFNQVGKHSQVFVLTCFPQRFDRVEAAKVAHINELAGGEK, via the coding sequence GTGAAAATCCATTCCCTGACGCTGCACAACGTCCGTGCCATCGAGCACCTCGAGCTCACCGATATCCCGGACACGGGGGTCATCCTCATCCACGGCGAGAACGAGGCCGGCAAGTCCACCATCCTCGACGCGCTCGACGCGGTTCTCAACTTCAAGCATTCCTCCAGCGACTCCCGCATCCGCGCGCTGCGCCCGGCGGGCAAGGACGTCGAGGTGGAGGTGGCCCTGGAGGCGACGGTCGGGCCGTACACGTTTACCGTGCAGAAGCGGTTCTTGCGCGGGAGGCGCTCGTCGCTGACGATCACCGCCCCGCGCCGGGAGCAGTACACGGGGCGGGAGGCGGACGACAAGCTCGCCGCCATCCTCGATGAACACCTAGACCAGGCCCTGGCGTCCACCCTGTTCCTCCGCCAGGGCCAGCTGTCCCCGGGGGTGAAGGCCGCGGGGATCCCGTCGATCACCCGCGCCCTGGACCAGGGCGGGGAGGAGGACGCGGGGGCTGCCGGGACGGACGACACCGCGCTTATGCAGCGCATTGAGACGGAGTTTGCGCGCTACTTCACCAAAACCGGGAAGAAAGCCGCGTCGTACGCGGCCCTGGAAAAGCAGGTGGATGCCGCGCGGGACAGGCTCGCCGACCTGCGCGGGGACGTCGCGCGCCTCTCCGGGTTTGTCGATGAGGTGGCTAGGCGCGAGGCGGAGATCGCCGCTATCCAGCAGGAACTGCCGGACGCGGAGAGGGAGGAGGCGGCGCGAGCGGAGGAGGCTGCCGCGGCTCGTGCCCTCGCGCAGCAGGCCGCCGCCGCCGCGAAGGAGGAGCAGCGCGCCGGCGTCGACCTCGAGCGGGCCGAGGCGGACGTCCGCGCCCGCGCCGAAGCGCGCGAGCGCGTTGCCACCTTGGAAAAGGCCGCCGACGAGCTCTCCGCGCAGCTCGATTCCGCCCGCGAGGCGGCAGAGACCGAGGCGGGGCGCATTGCTGAGCTCACCGCCCTGCGTGACGACGCCAAGCGCAACGCCGCCGCCGCCCGCGAGGCCGTCCGGCAGGCCGAGCGCGCGCGCCAGGGTGTGCGTGTGCGCGCGCACGCCGAGGCGCTCGCCGCCTCCGTCGCGAGCCTGGACGCGGTGGACGCGGAGCTCGCCGGGCTGCGCGCGCGGCAGCCGGAGCGCCCGGTGACGGATGCGGACGTCCGGGCCCTGGAAAAGGCGCGCGAGGAGGTCGCGCTGCAGCGCCGGCTGCGCGATGCCGCCTCGGCGAAAATCGAGGTCTCCGGCCCTGAGGGCGCGCGCGTGCTTGTCGACGGCACAGGCGTGGAGTTCCCCGGCTCCGCCGTCCTGCCCGTGCACGACCGAACCCGGGTGACGCTCGGCGACTTCGACGTGGTCTACCGCGCGGCCCACGGCGCCGATGATTCCTCGGCCGATCCCTCGGCGCGCCTGGAGGCCGCCGAGCGCGAGCTGGGGCAAGTGCTCGAGGAGCTCGCGTGCGCGGACATCGACGAGGCCAGGCGGCTGCGCGACGAGCACGCCGAGCTCGCCTCGGCGCTCGATGCGGCCCGGCGCCAGCGCGAAGAGATTCTTGGCGGCCGCGACGCCGACGACCTGCGCGCGGATCACACCCGCGCCGAAGCGCAAGCGCAGGAGGCCGGGGCGGGGGAGACCTCGGAGGACGCGGCCGAAGAGGAGCTATCGCGAGCGCAGTCCGCGCTTGATGACGCCGAGGAAGCCGCCGAGCGCGCGGAGGCCGCGCTCAAGCCCTGGGCGGAACGCAAAGAGGCGACCGCGCTCGCCGTGGCCGAGGCGAAGGCCGAATCCAAGGCGGCGGAGTATGCGTCGGCGCGCGAGGAATGGGCGGCCGCCGAGCGCACGACCCCGGGTCTCGTCCAAGCGCGCGACGCGGCCGCGGCGGCGCACGCCGAAGCGGCGGCAGAGTCCGCGAAGCTCGCGGGCGAGCTCGCCGCGGCCAACCCCGAGCTTGCCAGCGACCTGTACGCCGGGGCCCAGACCCGGCTGCGCAACCTGCGCAGCCGGCAGGTGGAGGCGGACAAGCGCATCGCCGAGCTCACCGGGCGCATCGAGCAGGCCTCCGGGGTGGCGGAGCAGGCGGACCGGGCCGAGGCGGAGTGCGACGCGGCGGAATTCGCGCTGGCTACCGCGCGGCGGCGCGCCGACGCCGTGAGCCTGCTGCGCGAGACGATGCTGCGGCACCGCGAGGCCGCCCGGGCCCGCTACGCGGCGCCTTTTGCCGAGGCGCTCAACCGCTACGCCTCCCGCGTGTTCGGCCCGGACGTGGAATTCACGCTGGGGGAGTCCCTGGAGATTGAGGCGCGCACGCTCAACGGCGCGACGGTGGCGCTCGACCAGCTCTCGGGCGGGGCGCAGGAGCAGCTCGCCCTGCTCGTCCGCTTTGCGATTGCCGAGCTCGCGGGCAGCAGCCCGGTGCCCGTCATCGTCGACGACGCGTTGGGAGCGACCGACCCGGCGCGCCTGGCGCTGATGAACTCGCTGTTCAATCAGGTGGGCAAGCACTCGCAGGTGTTCGTGCTCACGTGCTTCCCGCAGCGCTTCGACAGGGTGGAGGCGGCCAAGGTGGCGCACATCAACGAGCTCGCGGGAGGGGAGAAATGA
- a CDS encoding YceI family protein, producing the protein MSQLTGTWNLDPAHSEIGFVARHAMVTKVRGNFPDFDAQVTIDGDNPQASKATATIKTASISTGNADRDGHVRGEDFFDVEKYPEMTFESTAFNVDENGNGTVEGNLTIKETTKPVTLEVETFGVETDPFGNVRVGFEADTTIDRTEFGINFQAPLNSGGVLVSNNIKIAIEGSAIKA; encoded by the coding sequence ATGTCTCAGCTCACCGGAACCTGGAACCTCGACCCCGCCCACTCCGAAATCGGCTTCGTCGCCCGCCACGCCATGGTGACCAAGGTCCGCGGCAACTTCCCAGACTTCGACGCTCAGGTCACTATCGACGGCGACAACCCGCAGGCATCGAAGGCGACCGCCACCATCAAGACCGCCTCCATCTCCACCGGCAACGCTGACCGCGACGGCCACGTCCGCGGCGAGGACTTTTTCGACGTGGAGAAGTACCCCGAGATGACCTTCGAGTCCACCGCCTTCAACGTCGACGAGAACGGCAACGGCACCGTCGAGGGCAACCTCACCATCAAGGAGACCACCAAGCCGGTCACCCTCGAGGTGGAGACCTTCGGTGTCGAGACGGACCCCTTCGGCAACGTCCGCGTCGGCTTCGAGGCCGACACCACCATCGACCGCACCGAGTTCGGCATCAACTTCCAGGCTCCCCTGAACTCCGGCGGTGTTCTCGTCTCCAACAATATCAAGATCGCGATTGAGGGCTCCGCCATCAAGGCGTAG
- a CDS encoding MarR family winged helix-turn-helix transcriptional regulator, with protein MAEQPRWLNDNEQALWRLLLAATRKLDRVIDETLQAGSTLSSSEFSVLVALSEAKGHELRLRDLCAQLDWDRSRTSHQVTRMEKRGLLTKCKSPGDARGVLVQLTDEGMERVAQAAPDHVESVRRIVFDHLNPDDVPALQRFFTGIMEVDNLPGIPTCKEIRAVDE; from the coding sequence ATGGCTGAACAACCCCGCTGGCTAAATGATAACGAACAAGCACTCTGGAGGCTCCTGCTCGCGGCGACCCGCAAGCTCGACAGAGTGATCGATGAGACCCTCCAGGCAGGGTCGACCCTGTCGTCATCGGAGTTCTCCGTCCTCGTCGCCTTATCCGAGGCCAAGGGACACGAACTGCGCCTGCGCGACCTCTGCGCCCAGCTCGACTGGGACCGCTCCCGCACCTCCCACCAGGTCACCCGGATGGAAAAGCGCGGCCTGCTAACCAAGTGCAAGTCCCCGGGAGACGCCCGCGGCGTGCTGGTTCAGCTCACGGACGAGGGTATGGAGCGTGTCGCCCAGGCCGCCCCCGATCACGTGGAAAGCGTCCGGCGCATCGTGTTTGACCACCTCAACCCCGACGACGTGCCCGCGTTGCAGCGGTTTTTCACCGGGATTATGGAGGTTGACAACCTTCCGGGCATTCCCACGTGCAAGGAAATCCGCGCTGTCGACGAGTAA
- a CDS encoding PspC domain-containing protein, producing the protein MSTTNASNATPRKRLTRSMTDKWIAGVCGGVAQYFNIDPVLVRLLFVVLVLAGILPGVLLYIVAWIIMPAEY; encoded by the coding sequence ATGTCAACGACCAACGCATCCAACGCAACCCCCCGCAAGCGACTCACACGTTCCATGACTGATAAGTGGATCGCCGGTGTCTGCGGGGGCGTGGCCCAGTACTTCAACATCGACCCGGTGCTCGTGCGCCTGCTCTTCGTCGTCCTCGTGCTCGCCGGCATCCTACCGGGCGTGCTCCTCTACATCGTGGCGTGGATCATCATGCCCGCTGAATACTAG